Within the Staphylococcus argenteus genome, the region AAATACAACACTTGAAGAAGCAGAAAAAATTCTCCAAAAACATAAGATTGAAAAGTTACCATTAGTTAAAGATGGTCGTCTAGAAGGTCTTATTACTATTAAAGATATTGAAAAAGTTATCGAATTCCCTAATGCAGCAAAAGATGAACATGGTCGTCTACTTGTAGCCGCAGCAATCGGTATTTCAAAAGACACTGATATTCGTGCTCAAAAATTAGTCGAAGCAGGTGTGGATGTCTTAGTTATCGATACAGCACATGGTCACTCTAAAGGTGTTATCGATCAAGTGAAACATATTAAGAAGACTTACCCAGAAATCACTCTAGTAGCAGGTAACGTAGCAACTGCAGAAGCAACAAAGGATTTATTTGAAGCGGGTGCAGACATTGTTAAAGTCGGTATCGGTCCAGGTTCAATTTGTACAACACGTGTTGTAGCTGGTGTTGGCGTACCACAAATTACAGCAATTTATGATTGTGCAACGGAAGCACGTAAACATGGTAAAGCTATTATTGCTGATGGTGGTATTAAATTCTCAGGAGATATCATTAAAGCATTAGCTGCTGGTGGTCATGCGGTTATGTTAGGTAGCTTATTAGCAGGTACTGAAGAAAGTCCAGGCGCAACAGAAATCTTCCAAGGTAGACAGTACAAAGTATACCGTGGTATGGGCTCTTTAGGTGCGATGGAAAAAGGTTCAAACGACCGTTACTTCCAAGAAGACAAAGCGCCTAAGAAATTTGTTCCTGAAGGTATTGAAGGACGTACGGCATATAAAGGTGCGTTACAAGATACAATTTACCAATTAATGGGCGGTGTGCGTGCTGGTATGGGTTATACTGGTTCACACGATTTAAGAGAATTACGTGAAGAAGCACAATTCACACGTATGGGTCCTGCTGGTTTAGCAGAAAGCCATCCGCACAATATTCAAATTACGAAAGAATCACCGAACTACTCATTCTAATTAAGATAAAGGAGAACGACAAATATGGATATGGCAAAAGAACAAGAGTTAATCCTTGTCTTAGACTTTGGTAGCCAATACAATCAATTAATTACACGCCGAATTCGTGAGATGGGCGTTTATAGTGAATTACATGATCATGAAATTTCAATTGAAGAAATTAAGAAAATGAATCCAAAAGGTATCATCTTATCAGGTGGTCCAAATTCAGTTTATGAAGAAGGTTCATTTACAATTGATCCGGAAATATATAATTTAGGAATTCCAGTACTTGGTATTTGTTACGGCATGCAATTAACTACTAAATTATTAGGTGGTAAAGTTGAGCGTGCTAATGAACGTGAATACGGTAAAGCAATCATTAATGCGAAGTCAGATGAGCTATTCGCTGGCTTACCAGCAGAACAAACAGTTTGGATGAGTCATTCTGATAAAGTTATTGAAATTCCAGAAGGCTTCGAAGTTATCGCTGATAGCCCAAGCACAGACTATGCAGCAATTGAAGATAAGAAACGTCGCATTTATGGTGTGCAATTCCATCCAGAAGTACGTCATACAGAATATGGTAATGATTTATTAAACAATTTCGTACGTCGTGTTTGTGATTGTAAAGGTCAATGGACGATGGAAAACTTTATCGAAATCGAAATTGAAAAGATTCGTCAACGCGTAGGCGACCGCCGTGTATTATGTGCGATGAGTGGCGGCGTAGATTCATCTGTTGTAGCTGTACTATTGCATAAAGCAATTGGTGATCAATTAACGTGTATCTTTGTAGACCATGGCTTGCTTCGTAAAGGTGAAGGCGACATGGTTATGGAGCAATTCGGTGAAGGTTTCAACATGAATATTATTCGCGTTAATGCGAAAGATCGTTTTATGAATAAATTAAAAGGTGTTTCAGATCCTGAACAAAAGCGTAAAATCATTGGTAATGAATTTGTATATGTGTTTGATGATGAAGCATCAAAACTTAAAGGT harbors:
- the guaB gene encoding IMP dehydrogenase: MWESKFAKESLTFDDVLLIPAQSDILPKDVDLSVQLSDKVKLNIPVISAGMDTVTESKMAIAMARQGGLGVIHKNMGVEEQADEVQKVKRSENGVISNPFFLTPEESVYEAEALMGKYRISGVPIVDNKEDRNLVGILTNRDLRFIEDFSIKIVDVMTQENLITAPVNTTLEEAEKILQKHKIEKLPLVKDGRLEGLITIKDIEKVIEFPNAAKDEHGRLLVAAAIGISKDTDIRAQKLVEAGVDVLVIDTAHGHSKGVIDQVKHIKKTYPEITLVAGNVATAEATKDLFEAGADIVKVGIGPGSICTTRVVAGVGVPQITAIYDCATEARKHGKAIIADGGIKFSGDIIKALAAGGHAVMLGSLLAGTEESPGATEIFQGRQYKVYRGMGSLGAMEKGSNDRYFQEDKAPKKFVPEGIEGRTAYKGALQDTIYQLMGGVRAGMGYTGSHDLRELREEAQFTRMGPAGLAESHPHNIQITKESPNYSF
- the guaA gene encoding glutamine-hydrolyzing GMP synthase — protein: MDMAKEQELILVLDFGSQYNQLITRRIREMGVYSELHDHEISIEEIKKMNPKGIILSGGPNSVYEEGSFTIDPEIYNLGIPVLGICYGMQLTTKLLGGKVERANEREYGKAIINAKSDELFAGLPAEQTVWMSHSDKVIEIPEGFEVIADSPSTDYAAIEDKKRRIYGVQFHPEVRHTEYGNDLLNNFVRRVCDCKGQWTMENFIEIEIEKIRQRVGDRRVLCAMSGGVDSSVVAVLLHKAIGDQLTCIFVDHGLLRKGEGDMVMEQFGEGFNMNIIRVNAKDRFMNKLKGVSDPEQKRKIIGNEFVYVFDDEASKLKGVDFLAQGTLYTDVIESGTKTAQTIKSHHNVGGLPEDMEFELIEPINTLFKDEVRKLGIELGIPEHLVWRQPFPGPGLGIRVLGEITEDKLEIVRESDAILRQVIREEGLEREIWQYFTVLPNIQSVGVMGDYRTYDHTVGIRAVTSIDGMTSDFARIDWEVLQKISSRIVNEVDHVNRVVYDITSKPPSTIEWE